The Flavobacterium faecale genomic sequence TCAATCATAAGATTAACAAAGTAATTAAAAATATTGGCGAAATCACCGTGCGTTCTGGCCTTACAGATTATGCTTTTGCAGTTTCTGATACCGTCTTAAATAAGCAAGCGGAATTAATCTCAGATATTAATGCTTTTCCAGATGTTTTTTATACGTCGTCTAGAGGTGTTAATGAGATCAATATTGTTGTAAGCAGTACTGTTAATGCCTTGGTTGACAAACATTTTGTTAACGAAAAACTGATTCAAAAACTAGATAATTTAGCCTCGATCACCGTAAAATTACCGAAAGAAAATATTGTAATTCCAGGAATTTATTATTTTATCTTTCAGCGTCTAGCTTGGGAAGGAATCATTATAAACGAAGTTATTTCGACCTCAAACGAATTTACAATTTTGGTTAGTGAAGAGCAAGTAGATGTTGCCTTCAAAGTAATCAAAGACTTGAAAACCTAGACAATATACGCTATACTAAAAACGGCTAGTTGATTCCCCAATCAAATAGCCGTTTTTTTATACCTAAAAAATAGATTTACTGTTGCTGAATATGCTGCTGACGTGCTTGCTCAATATATTCCAGTTGTTTTTTTACCTCTTCAGGAATTTCTTCCAACAAAACATC encodes the following:
- a CDS encoding aspartate kinase translates to MKTVSSIVENYIKTKPFLLNALSLGIINLTSLSRNIMSELESEFGKEVKQGAVVMSLKRLTEELDFRLNHKINKVIKNIGEITVRSGLTDYAFAVSDTVLNKQAELISDINAFPDVFYTSSRGVNEINIVVSSTVNALVDKHFVNEKLIQKLDNLASITVKLPKENIVIPGIYYFIFQRLAWEGIIINEVISTSNEFTILVSEEQVDVAFKVIKDLKT